One Coffea eugenioides isolate CCC68of chromosome 2, Ceug_1.0, whole genome shotgun sequence genomic window, TgtacctttttttaaaaaattcttatAAACTAATCCACAATTATAAGAACAATATTTCAATAACATTACAATTAAATCAACATTTAACAACATCATGACTAGTCCACAAATGAAAACATAAATCACCAGTACATAGGGAGTACAGTACCCAAGCCCCTCGGGTTTTGGAGGGGCATATAGCAACATTGGTGGTGAATGTTGAAAGTTAGAAACATGAGGGATTATTATGCACGGTATTACATATACTAATGTGTTCATGCCAATAAGAAAGTACATGTGCTACTTACTGAACAAGTTGTTATTCACTCCATTTATTATCATTTTGCAGAGATTATAGCATTTAAAGAGGTTCAAGTTAAGGATTTGTGGTGTTTAGACTTTGAATCTAATGGAGAGATGATTGCaataaaaaaatggaaatttatATTTGGTTTTCGACATTTGCTTAGTTATGTAAGTACTTAAAGGTGGTTGATTATATATTTGTATTAGGTTGGATCCTTAGTGAACTTGTGAAATGAAATCTCCCGTAGTTGTAAAGAAAATGTTTGACTGTGTAGATGAATTGTATTTGATATTTGATGGAATTTAAATTCATTTAGCTTTGTGCCTTGTGGATTAATCACAGGGTACGGTGGTGTTATGTCCCGAGTATGGAGTGTCACAGATTGATTAAACCTGTACAACTATTCAGTTTAGTGTGTGAATATACTACTTTTTTCATTTACATACGTACTGCatattttaatttgtttattgtGGTAGAATTACGTTTGATGGACCGCCGGCTGAATGATCAAAGGAATGACGTTGTTTTCTATGGAAATTTAAGAGCCCTTGCCCACATTGCAGTCCTGTAAACAGACAAACAGATTTCTTGAAATGTGACTATGTTTGGATGTGTATTTAAGTCATCAATGGAAATGAATGAAAGCCATCAATAGCATAGAAATAGCAGATAAAGAAGCTCTACAAATTTAGAAACCATGTGGAAACAGAAACATAGAAGTCTTAAGCATGCTTCTGCTCCTCTGATTCTAGTACTAGTGGTGCTAACGTTGTTACAATTTCAGGCTATAATGGTGGTAGCCAGAGTGAAGAACTATACAAGATCAGACTTCCCAGCTGACTTTGTTTTTGGCGCTGGCGCTTCTGCATATCAAGTCAGTACtctctctgttttctttttcttgcacaTGATTATATACATAACAGTGTTATACATATAACAGATTAATAATCATAGACATATACATAGGTAGAGGGGGCAGCTCTTGAAGATGGAAGGACTCCTAGCATTTGGGATACCTTTGTTCATGCCAATAAAGGTgagttttcttgaaataaataattttttgctCTAGTCCTTTTTTTCCCCACCAGTAAGCTCTACTGTTGAATAAAATTTTCAGGGTTTTTTAATGGAGACACAGGAGACGTAGCATGTGATCAGTATCACAAATACAAGGTACACATTTCTTTCCTGCCTTTTGGCTTTCTGACATATATTGATGAAATTGCACCGTCATTAGCAAATCTTAGCAAAAAGGAATGATTCCCAAATTGGGGTTCACTTTTGCTGGAGACAGTTAATGGTTATTATATATCAAAACAAATTTTATGTAGTGGAGActgaaaatttgaaaagattCACAACTCTGTAGGACTTGAGGGTGATCACTGCATGTATACGTCCTCCTTGTATTAGTATCTACACTTACTATACTAAGATCAGCTTCGTTATTGTCTTAGTTTCTACATTCTCTCAAACAATTGGTACTATCAATTGCTAAGATATCTGATCCCCCAAATTGTGAGGCTAATTAAGAGAGGATTAGATATTTGTTTACCTTCCACGAATTTGATCCTCAATCAGATGATTTTTGTGGTTGTAGATAGTAAATGATCATGGATGAAAGTGATTTATGTAGTAGTAAACTTTGAGCATAGAAGCTTTAAGTGATTCAATTATTGCAGCTAATAGCAGATTGTaacaattaattcagaaaaATCAAGATGATTTTATAGTAGGTGTTTATAACAAAAGTAATTACTAAAGTATTAGAACATAAATCAAGTTCTTATCTCTCTTATTTCCCCTCTTCCTACCAAACTGAGGACAGAAATATAAAACAGTTCTCATCTTTCTGACTTGCTTGGTAAACACTGGTCTTCTATCTTCAATATTACAATTGCAAACTACTAACTGCAATCTTTAGGCCATTCTATAGTTGTTTTACTGATAATCAGTAAAAAAAATAACCAGCAGCATAGCTCCACATTATGTTAGAAAATTATGCAACCAAAAacaaacttaaacaaaaaaataaacaacCTGCTGCCTCTATCAGCAGCTACTGTTATCACTAGTTATCAGACTAAATATTCACGGCCTCAGGCCTTTATTGATGCCGTCCAGCAGTATCTCTAAACATTCTGCTGTACAACTCAATTCTGTAGCCTGCTCTTTGAATATATTTGCTGGTTAAGAGATAGTACATTATTAGATATTTTGACCTCAGTAGCCTGCTAATTGAATCTTCATATAATTAGGATGCGGTTCACTATAGGAAATTTATCTGTTTCAGGAAGATGTCCAACACATGGTTGACATAGGTTTGGAGGCTTACAGATTCTCTATTTCCTGGTCAAGACTTATTCCTAGTATGTATAGTGCTATTGTATTACCATTAACTTATATAAGACCACTAcacattttatttctttcttctcaaacttggtttttttccctctcttttcagATGGAAGAGGCCATGTCAACCCCAAAGGCTTAGAATATTACAACAATCTCATCAATGAACTTCTCATGCATGGTAagtttttctgtttaataaCTAAGCACTGAATCAAGTCTCTAGTTTACAGTTAAACTTCGGAAATGAGATGATACTGACTCAAATCCCAATCGTACATTTAAACTTCCTGAACACTGTTGAAGATCGATCTATCCAAGTATCATTTCATCTTAATGCGTTTATGTCTGATTATATTAGCTCTCTGATGATACAAACAGGAATTCAGCCACACGTCACGCTCTTTCACTTTGATGCCCCTCAAGTTCTTGAAGATGAATATGGGGGATGGCTCAGTCAAAAAATGGTGTAAGCATTTgatatttgtcattttgatCCATTCACTTTTAAGCTTGTTATATACACGGTATGCATTGTGAAGTACATTTGGTTATTGCATGATTAAATTTAAACCATAATTCGTATTTATACCATCATTCGTTTATGACTTCAGGAAAGACTTTACTGCCTATGCTGATGTATGCTTCAAGGAATTTGGAGACAGGGTTTTGCATTGGACTACCTTAAATGAGGCCAATATGATTGCCATTGCTGGTTATGATTCTGGAATTATTCCCCCAGGGCGCTGCTCTCTGCCTTTTGGACTGATGTGTACCGAGGGTAATTCGTCAATTGAGCCATACATTGCTGGCCATAACTTGTTGCTGGCACATTCATCTGTCGTGAAACTATATTACAGAAAGTACAAGGTATTGCTAAAATGCCTTATTTCATAATTTTCTCATGTAATCTGGTGTTTTCTACCTTGATAGTTCTACTACAGTGATTGAAAACTTGATTTGTCACAGTGATCTTACTAAACTTTTggtttttcaaagattcatgaTCCAACCATATACATCTCTGCATCTACTGAGGTGACTCCTACCTAGTAGTCACAGATGGAAGAACTACAAAATGTTAGTGGTGTTAACTGGAAATGCTCGAGATGATTGCACAAAGTTAGTTGAACCTGTGCAAAAAAAGGGTTGCACCTAGAATTTGCTTTCGTAGTTAAATTTTTAACATTTACATTATGCAATGCATTTATTCTACTTCTCATAGTATACCAAGTAGTAGAATCCTTGCCTGGTGGCTGTCTTGAGTAATTCGTGCTACATTCTGAATCTTATCTAGTGATTTGCATTGGAAGAGTTGCAGTTATAATCATACTTGTGACCAATTTTGGTTTCAATTATGGATATAACGATTTACTTTAAGTTGGATGCCAATATTCGTTTGTCTCGTAGAAGAAAACCTGGTTGCAAGTGCTCCCAGCACTTTGTTGAACTGGAAGAGAAGAATATTTTGGAATAGAGATCAAGTACTGTACAGGTGGCCATTAGGGATTGGCATGAAGTGTAGCTTAATATTAGCCTGGGAATGGAAAGGCAATCCTATGTGTAAGCCCCCTTTTCCCACTCCTAATGACTTATGGGGTGTGATGCAGCCTGAATTAATGACTTCCCACCTTGAATCTGCTCAGGAAGAACAGCACAATAAGACATTAAATATTTCTCTTTAAAATTCTTATTGGTAGTTCTTTTTATTGATCTTTGCTTCTGGGGAAACATTATGGGAAGTAAGTTAACTAACGAAAATTTGTGTGCTGCGCAGGCCATTCAACATGGTTTTGTGGGACTAAACATCTTTGCTCCTTGGTTTTCTCCATATTCTAATACTACTGAAGATGTATTTGCAACTCAAAGAgcatttgatttttatattggTTGGTGAGTAATGAATCATTGGTAGATAAGTACCTTTGCATTTAATCGTCCCTAACAAATAGCAAGATGCTATCTTTGCTTTGCTACCTGAAGCAAAAAGATAAGCATATCTTAAGGTTTATCCACAATTCCTCTGCAGGTTCCTCCATTCATTGGTGTTTGGAGACTATCCTGACATTGTAAAGAAGAATGCTGGCAAGAGGATTCCAGCATTTACTCCCCGCGAATCTAAGCTAATTAAGGGCTCATTTGACTTTATAGCGCTGAATTATTATTTCACATTCTATGTCAGGGACAATCCTGGCAGCCTTACTATGAATATCAGGGACATGACTGCTGATATGGCGCTAAGCATCTTCTGTATGTACTCATTTTTTTTGAGCTTTAATTACTCTTTGCTCATTGAATTTGCTATTGCCTAGTTAACCAACCATCCCTATATTTTTGCTAAGCCATTGTTCCTGTCCTCTGTATGTTAGTTCTACGAGAACTTGTGTACGGACTTAGTTTCATCTTAGGCATCCTTAATGCTTCTCATTTTCCCAAAATCTACAACTCTCTTATGACTTTTGTGGACATATATATTTTGTGTTTGAATTGAACTAATTTCTGTACCTATTTTCGGTTTCTTCAGTTGAGCCAGAAGACGCACCATCGAATCAGGTGGGGTTAAGAATTTAATTTCATGATATTCTGTCCATCATTTTCGATCACTATTATTAACTTTCTTGTTTGGAACAGAATGTACTTGAATCATCCGATCTTTTTCCACTTCTGGAGTATATCAAGAAAGTTTATGCCAATCCACCTATTTATGTCCAAGAAAATGgtttgctctctctctttctctctccctcttaCACATACAAACACATCAATGTACAGATCCAAGCATATTTGCCTCTTTTACTTTGCATGGATACCTGAGACTTCTTTTTGTAGCTGTCCTATTGTCCTAATTCAGCCAAATGCTTAACATGGTACAGCATCTGGCCTTTTTTGGCCAACAATGAGAAATGGAGCAATTTACTTTAACCAGAAATCTGCCAACTTAATCGAATGCGATGCTTgagaatttttcattttcttttggattATGTTTGCATGGTTGCAACAGCCAAAACTCTAAGGTTCAGCCACCTAACGTGCAGAGCTCTTCTAGACTCCAGTCTTGTTTTTCTTCCCTTGCTGCTTAGCTCTGCTTTAATTTGTAATTCTCATCTGATCAAATTATGATCAGAAGTTTCTTGAACATATGTAGCtcatctctccctctctctctctctctctctctctctctctctaaccaCGATCGCAAAAAGTTTTAGAATCTTTTGGGTGATTGGTTTTGATAGGTAAATCAACCAAGCGCAATGGAACACTAATCGACACACCAAGGGTGAAGTATATGCGTTCATGTATTGGGACCTTGCTTGATGCTATAAAGTAAGCATGTGCACATATGTAATATCTACTTGTGTGTTTTTTGCATGTTCTGTCTAAATGTCTAATGCTTTTAGCTTTATGACTTACTGCATAAatgactctttctttttctctattttttttcttcttaatgTTCCTGATTTGTTTTGGTGCTTCATCTTGAAATTTCGGAAGAAACGGATCGAACACAAAAGGCTACTTTGTATGGTCTTTCATAGATGGCTTAGAGTTTCTGGGAGGCTATCAGACAGCTTATGGCCTGTACTACGTCGATTTGGATGACAAGCAATTGAGAAGATACCCAAAGCTCTCTGCACATTGGTACTCCAATTTCCTGAAGGGAAGAGGCATCAGGCCAGATGAGATTATTGTAGTTGAAAACAATACCTTTAATCCTTCAACTTCAAAAGCATCTGATCACTAAGTCATAACTTTcgtcatttttcttttttcttgcgACTTTATTAGATCAATTTGTGGTTCCTATGATCTCTGTTGAAATTTTGCATAATAGATCTTATGATAATGCACAAACCCCACTACACGATGTTCAAATCTGTTTGAAAACACCATTGAATCTAAGCACAATTTAGTAGCTAATTCCGGTAATCTGCTTGGAGCTGCGTTACTAGAATATGACGGGAAAATGGTTGAATGTTTTACCAAGTGTCAAGTACTAACACTATCTTGGACCCCATTTCGTTCAAGAAGACCTAGTGATTGATTGCGCTGTCTACTGACAGTTGATTTTCTCTGCAATTAACAGTGGAAATGTGCAACTTCCCTTGATCGTCATGGATTTCATACTTTGCTGCAAGCCTGCAACAGATTACCTTTCGTTTTAGTCAGGTTAACTTTTAAAGGCAGTGCCTCAGATCCTCAAAATGATAAAATGGTATATAGCTTGTCTAAGCTACTAAGTTGAATGTTGTCGGGATCCAAGCGCGGAGCAAACCACTGTTAAGATATCAAGTACACaataatttaataataaaaaagtcACAAGCATGATAGATAAACGACACACAAAATTTAATGCATTCAACAGCAACATTAACTCTAAATCCACGGAGAGAAATTCAAGACTCTACAAAATTATTTCATAATCCGTATGGGATTAGGAATTAGCAATTATTCCTAACCCTTTATATACCATTTTTCATCTCCCAAAAATCCTTTCTCATCCCATGTATAAGGTTACATGTCACCCTTGTGTGTCTCTTGCGTGCCACTTTGTAGTATACCAACCCTCACATATTTATAAGCTACAACACTTGTTAACATCCAAGCAATAATAGGAAATAATTGCTAATTCCTAATCTCATATAGAATAGGAAATAATTTCTAATACccaaacaaatacaaaataGGAAATAGCTTGACAACTACTCCAAGTAACTAAACAGTTAGGAAACTAATTACTTGTACACAAAACAAGAAGCCtgtctaaaagaaattaagtcatacctactcttgtagttatgaaattaactgcaagttcatttcttctatgaaattacatgaaacgaATCACCAAATCtacaaaggtgcacctctactctcgtgagtataGTTCGTAAGTTTAttacttccttgaactagtgttaaattctaattctcattacaaacttaacaccttaagattatcacaattaatgaccGGTTAATTGTAATTAGActagcaaaagtgataaataatttactcaaaataatattatcaaataaccaagtaaacattaCTAGCAAGATATAAAAAATTCATCCATAACTTTaggtataaactttagcaaAACATAAAGGacaagatccaaacttgtattatagttaaatatgaaatcaaatacaaaagaaaaagtgataggagagaagtcacccttgtcacatgagcttcaaactctccatctttgctcttcaaatcttcatccaaatctaactacaaatacggGATGAATAATCTACATTataccctaactaatgaactaaagaattctagtgaagactacatttttggtgagtttctctagtcTTTCAAAGTTGTAAAAATGGTCTCcaaaggctgctatttatagagaattcaagCTCAAGATGAGTTGTTTCTTGGTTGGCAAAGTTGGCTTTTGAACTCACTAAGAGTTGTTCTCCAAATTTCCACACTCTTCTTAGTCAGATTGATAGGGAGATAATTATGCGTTTTATTCGCTGTTATTTGGTCCTAATTTTGGTCACTTAGTGTGCAAGACACTGGATTTTTGCCcatatttggtatttgtgtTATTTACAAGAGAGTGGTATTAAAAAGTGACAAAAAGAGACAAATTCCAGAAGACTAGGCCTTCTCTGGCCTGCCCAGGCCAGACAACGCAGAATTGCGTGAAAAAGACGGATCGCGGGTCCTATCCCTGGAGCTTTTGCTATTCTTTAGGGACAAAGTCTGAACCTGCGTGAGATTAGGAAATAGAGTCAAAGGAGACTTTTGGCAACAATTTGAGGAGAGAAATAAGGAAGCAATCTTGTGAGAAACGAATTCCAATTCGACAAGGAAAGAGAAGCGGCGGCAACACTATAAATAGGAGGACTGTAATAGATTAGGGATTCATCTTTTCATCTTTGTCTTTTACTTCTCAACGTGAAGTCTAGACTAGCGGTTGTGCCGCCCTTTACTTCTTGAGAATCGACTAAATTCCATGAAGGCTTTGAATTGCTTCATCGTTACAAAGCAaggctaatttcttcatctagttGAGGAATAATCAAGGCCAAGAGTACGAATAATTGTGAGATCGTTTTGTTTATTCCAAATTCTGCGTTTGTGAGTATTTAATTAtcctttgtttaaattgtttgTTATTGTTTAGATATATTGAATTAATGTGGTCAGTTGTTCAATTGTCTAAATAATATACCGCCAATTAGGACAAGGGTGCGTATCACTTGATTGTCTTAAATTAGTGGCAAATGGTACCAATTTCATTGCCTCGCAAGCAGTCTAATCTGGGCCGTAGGAATAattaatctagtttaaatgaacccgcatgtgtgtttgttaaCTAGAATTGGGTTTCTCTAATTCCTAAAACTGTAATTAGATTAAATCTTTCTAGCGTCTCTGGGGTTATCTATTTTACAAGAGAGTAGTTTACGAGCGTCTTTGGACTACTGTAAAATTAAGGAGAGATTGGGAGTTTGGCGGTTGTTAAATTGCTAGAACCAATTTATTTATGAACGTGTGAATTAATTTAGGTATCTGTGATCAATTGTGTGAACCGGTGCCAAGATTATCACCTTGACTAGATTGTGTCAATTAATTGTTTATTACATTCCTTAGTTATTGCCTTTCTTGCGATTGTTTATTTAGTGACCTTACGCCTTTAATTTGTTCGTTTATCTCTCTTCCAAAAACCCCCAAATTATCTGTGTGTGATAAATCTACCAGTTTCCTGtggagacgaccctactcactactatactCATTCAGTTTTGGGAGTAGGtatcattataaattttatcTTTGGTAGTTTGACATCCAccaaattttggcgccgttgccggggaactGGTGCTTGAAGTGATTTATTGTACAGGCTTGTTTTGTTTAGTTCGTTCCACCCTTTTTACTAGTTATGGCTGCTAATCTTTCGT contains:
- the LOC113759617 gene encoding cyanidin 3-O-glucoside 7-O-glucosyltransferase (acyl-glucose)-like, with product MVDIGLEAYRFSISWSRLIPNGRGHVNPKGLEYYNNLINELLMHGIQPHVTLFHFDAPQVLEDEYGGWLSQKMVKDFTAYADVCFKEFGDRVLHWTTLNEANMIAIAGYDSGIIPPGRCSLPFGLMCTEGNSSIEPYIAGHNLLLAHSSVVKLYYRKYKAIQHGFVGLNIFAPWFSPYSNTTEDVFATQRAFDFYIGWFLHSLVFGDYPDIVKKNAGKRIPAFTPRESKLIKGSFDFIALNYYFTFYVRDNPGSLTMNIRDMTADMALSIFFEPEDAPSNQNVLESSDLFPLLEYIKKVYANPPIYVQENGKSTKRNGTLIDTPRVKYMRSCIGTLLDAIKNGSNTKGYFVWSFIDGLEFLGGYQTAYGLYYVDLDDKQLRRYPKLSAHWYSNFLKGRGIRPDEIIVVENNTFNPSTSKASDH